One Scomber japonicus isolate fScoJap1 chromosome 1, fScoJap1.pri, whole genome shotgun sequence DNA window includes the following coding sequences:
- the LOC128366419 gene encoding uncharacterized protein LOC128366419, whose translation MASTQVLLLQLLLVSLAAASHYYGGTATFTYKGRNPDGTFKVDIRNRDTYDGCRYFLNWNCYNGHCGSNVRVPQNCPRTYRLMSFDPDGDQVRCRYGNVRGTECWGCNQPSGFHLDQDSCTLHYRYTQAHIYVYAFELMVEDFPRRPITLTYTDGSSSSSTSHNPSPMVVVVAFYTRSTNHNSNLTPMEVVVAFYTCSTNHNPRVVAAAIYNHNSNPYLTPMVVVVAFYTRCTNHNPRVVAAAIYNHNSNPNLTPMVVVVAFYTRCTNHNSNLTPMEVVVAFYTCGWWQQQSTPAAPTTAYPSYTTTRRRPYASTPPLSKLPLQFSFLVDPPAPSCQEGAYLPMLVKPTPQHGERVHAQVNKEVEIRVKAYARYSTLHDIIISGPTNTTKHRNTHDEYVIRWTPVPEDLGEYFPICFAVESFTGSGVYQSEMRCVVVHVMKEEVKTNVICGESTMTVEVEKSSLSGFHEDHLQLSDPTNTACSLDNHSNSTHVIAVIPLNACGTQLEEDDENLIFKNEITTTDDHRDLITRKHLLEVEFYCQYPKRQNMTLGFTAHRRNITVWDKGFGTFTYQFEFYQNNQFQTRMDPSSYPLEYDVGSRIYMEIEASSSVNNTELFVESCWAAPYDNPNYWPTYPIIENGCQVDETVKIHSSDNPTQFRFCMEAFKFIGLHDQVYISCSVMVCEAGNPNTRCSRGCVNSTRSGGHHHRKREAVFQSANHFVSQGPLRIRRSAEDRTNLNLNLNLVFIAGCLLAAVGMICAVVMYKTKTSMVKYQPLPVFED comes from the exons AGTTCCTCAGAACTGCCCACGGACATACAGGCTGATGTCCTTTGATCCTGATGGTGACCAAGTTAGATGCAGATATGGAAATGTGAGAGGTACAGAGTGCTGGGGGTGCAACCAACCTTCAGGCTTCCACTTAGATCAG GACTCCTGCACATTACACTACCGCTACACCCAAGCCCACATCTATGTTTATGCATTTGAGTTGATGGTGGAAGACTTCCCACGACGCCCCATCACACTGACCTACACAGACGGTTCCAGTTCCTCCAG CACCAGCCACAACCCATCAcccatggtggtggtggtggcattCTACACCCGCAGCACCAACCACAACTCCAACCTCACACCCATGGAGGTGGTGGTGGCATTCTACACCTGCAGCACCAATCACAACCCCAGGGTGGTGGCAGCAGCAATCTACAACCACAACTCCAACCCCTACCTCACAcccatggtggtggtggtggcattCTACACCCGCTGCACCAACCACAACCCCAGGGTGGTGGCAGCAGCAATCTACAACCACAACTCCAACCCCAACCTCACAcccatggtggtggtggtggcattCTACACCCGCTGCACCAACCACAACTCCAACCTCACACCCATGGAGGTGGTGGTGGCATTCTACACCTGCG GGTGGTGGCAGCAGCAATCTACACCTGCTGCACCAACCACAGCCTACCCATCATACACTACAACAAGAAGACGCCCCTAtgcctccactcctcctctcagcAAACTacctttacaattctcttttctTG TGGACCCACCTGCTCCCTCATGTCAGGAAGGAGCGTACCTGCCAATGCTTGTGAAACCAACACCCCAACATGGAGAACGCGTCCATGCACAGGTCAACAAAGAAGTGGAGATCAGAGTGAAAGCATATGCTAGATACTCAAC actacatgacatcatcattagtgGGCCGACGAACACCACTAAGCACAGGAACACACATGACGAGTATGTTATTAGGTGGACGCCAGTTCCAGAGGACTTGGGAGAATATTTTCCCATTTGCTTTGCTGTTGAATCATTCACAGG GTCCGGTGTCTATCAGTCTGAGATGAGGTGTGTTGTGGTGCACGTTATGAAGGAGGAAG TTAAAACCAACGTGATCTGCGGTGAGTCCACAATGACAGTTGAGGTTGAGAAATCCTCACTGTCTGGATTCCATGAGGATCATCTGCAGCTCAGTGATCCCACCAACACAGCCTGCAGCCTTGATAACCACTCAAACAGCACACATGTCATCGCTGTCATCCCCCTCAACGCCTGCGGCACTCAGCTCGAG GAGGATGATGAGAACCTCATTTTTAAGAATGAAATCACCACGACCGACGACCACAGAGACCTGATCACCAGGAAACACCTGCTGGAAGTGGAGTTCTACTGCCAGTACCCCAAACGGCAAAATATGACACTGGGCTTCACTGCACACAGGAGGAACATCACAGTGTGGGATAAGGGCTTCGGCACGTTCACCTACCAGTTTGAGTTCTACCAAAACAATCAATTCCAGACAAGGATGGATCCAAGCTCATACCCTCTTGAGTATGATGTAGGGAGCAGGATCTACATGGAGATTGAGGCCTCCTCTTCAGTCAACAACACCGAGCTGTTTGTAGAGTCCTGCTGGGCTGCACCATATGACAACCCCAACTACTGGCCAACCTACCCCATCATTGAGAATGG GTGTCAAGTGGACGAGACTGTGAAAATCCATTCCTCTGACAATCCGACACAATTCAGGTTCTGCATGGAGGCCTTCAAGTTCATTGGACTGCATGACCAG GTGTACATCAGCTGCTCAGTCATGGTGTGTGAAGCAGGGAACCCCAACACCAGGTGCTCACGGGGATGTGTCAACTCCACACGGTCAGGCGGTCATCACCATCGCAAGAGAGAGGCTGTTTTCCAGAGTGCAAACCACTTTGTTTCCCAGGGGCCACTGCGCATCAGGAGATCAGCAGAGG aCCGGAccaacctgaacctgaacctaaACCTGGTCTTCATCGCTGGATGTCTTCTAGCAGCAGTTGGCATGATCTGTGCTGTGGTCATGTACAAAACCAAAACATCAATGGTCAAATACCAACCTTTGCCTGTATTTGAAGACTAG
- the LOC128366510 gene encoding uncharacterized protein LOC128366510: MASTQVLLLQLLLVSLAAASHFYGGTTTFTYKGRNPDGTFKVDIRNRDTYDGCQYFLYWNCYSGYCGSNNCPRSYRLMSFDPDGDQVRCRYGTGSTECWACSQHSGFHLDQDSCTLHYRSTQAHAYVYAFELMVEDFPRRPITLTYTDGSSSSRSPLTSRRKRQAWWSYTTYGPTAPATTQHPWWWRQQSTTTTPTPTSHPWWWWQHSTPAAPTTAYPSYTTTTRRPYASTPPLSKLPLQFSFLVDPPAPSCQEGEYLPMFINPTPQHGQRIHAEVNKEVEIRVKAYARYSTLHDIIISGRTNTTKHRNTHDEYVIRWTPVPEDLGDYFPICFAVESFTGSGIYQSEMRCVVVHVMKEEVKTNVICGESTMTVEVERSSLSGFHEDRLQLSDPANTACSLNNHSNSTHVIAVIPLNACGTQLEEDDENLIFKNEITTVDDHRDLITRKHLLEVEFYCQYPKRGNVTLGFTAHRKNVTVWEKGFGTFTYQFEFYQNNQFQTRMDPNSYPLEYDVGSRIYMEIEASSSVNNTELFVESCWAAPYDNPNYWPTYPIIENGCQVDETVKLHTADNPRQFKFCMEAFKFIGLHDQVFISCSVMMCEAGNPNTRCSRGCMNSTRSGSQHHHHRKREAIIQSANHFVSQGPLRLRRSAEGLTNLNLNLNLVFIAGCLLAAVGMICAVVMYKAKTSKVKYQPLPVNED; this comes from the exons ATGGCTTCCACACAGGTGCTCCTGCTTCAGCTGCTGCTGGTCTCACTGGCGGCTGCGTCTCATTTCTACGGGGGAACCACGACCTTCACCTACAAAGGAAGAAACCCTGATGGAACATTTAAG GTGGACATTCGCAACAGAGACACTTACGATGGCTGTCAGTACTTCCTCTACTGGAACTGTTACAGTGGTTACTGTGGCAGCAAT AACTGCCCACGGTCATACAGGCTGATGTCCTTTGATCCTGATGGTGACCAAGTTAGATGCAGATATGGTACTGGAAGTACAGAGTGCTGGGCGTGCAGCCAACATTCAGGCTTCCACTTAGATCAG GACTCCTGCACATTACACTACCGCTCCACCCAAGCCCACGCCTATGTTTATGCATTTGAGTTGATGGTGGAAGACTTCCCACGACGCCCCATCACACTGACCTACACAGACGGTTCCAGTTCCTCCAGGTCTCCACTGACTTCAAGGAGAAAGAGACAAGCCTGGTGGAGCTACACAACCTATGGCCCCACAGCACCAGCCACAACCCAACACCCGTGGTGGTGGCGGCAGCAATCTACAACCACAACACCAACCCCAACCTCACACccatggtggtggtggcagcattcTACACCTGCTGCACCAACCACAGCCTACCCATCATACACTACAACAACAAGACGCCCATAtgcctccactcctcctctcagcAAACTacctttacaattctctttccTTG TGGACCCACCTGCTCCCTCATGTCAGGAAGGAGAGTACCTGCCAATGTTTATCAATCCAACACCCCAACATGGACAACGCATCCATGCAGAGGTCAACAAAGAAGTGGAGATCAGAGTGAAAGCATATGCTAGATACTCAAC actacatgacatcatcattagtgGGCGGACAAACACCACTAAGCACAGGAACACACATGACGAGTATGTTATTAGGTGGACACCTGTTCCAGAGGACTTGGGAGATTATTTTCCCATTTGCTTTGCTGTTGAATCATTCACAGG GTCCGGCATCTATCAGTCTGAGATGAGGTGTGTTGTGGTGCACGTTATGAAGGAGGAAG TTAAAACCAACGTGATCTGTGGTGAGTCCACAATGACAGTTGAGGTTGAGAGATCCTCACTGTCTGGATTCCATGAGGATCGTCTACAGCTCAGTGATCCTGCCAACACAGCCTGCAGCCTCAATAACCACTCAAACAGCACACACGTCATCGCTGTCATCCCCCTCAACGCCTGCGGCACTCAGCTCGAG GAGGATGATGAGAACCTCATTTTCAAGAATGAAATCACCACAGTTGACGACCACAGAGACCTGATCACCAGGAAACACCTGCTGGAAGTGGAGTTCTACTGCCAGTACCCCAAACGGGGAAATGTGACACTGGGCTTCACTGCACACAGGAAGAATGTCACAGTGTGGGAGAAGGGCTTCGGCACATTCACCTACCAGTTTGAGTTCTACCAAAACAATCAATTCCAGACAAGGATGGATCCAAACTCATACCCTCTGGAGTATGATGTAGGGAGCAGGATCTACATGGAGATCGAGGCCTCCTCTTCAGTCAACAACACTGAGCTGTTTGTAGAGTCCTGCTGGGCTGCACCATATGACAACCCAAACTACTGGCCAACCTACCCCATCATTGAGAATGG GTGTCAAGTGGACGAGACTGTTAAACTCCATACTGCTGACAATCCGAGACAATTCAAGTTCTGCATGGAGGCCTTCAAGTTCATTGGACTGCATGACCAG GTATTCATCAGCTGCTCAGTCATGATGTGTGAAGCAGGGAACCCCAACACCAGGTGCTCACGGGGATGTATGAACTCCACACGGTCAGGCAGTCAACACCATCACCATCGCAAGAGAGAGGCTATCATCCAGAGTGCAAACCACTTTGTTTCCCAGGGTCCACTACGCCTCAGGAGATCAGCAGAGGGTCTT AccaacctgaacctgaacctgaacctggtCTTCATCGCTGGATGTCTTCTAGCAGCAGTTGGCATGATCTGTGCTGTGGTCATGTACAAAGCCAAAACATCAAAGGTCAAATACCAACCTTTGCCCGTAAATGAAGACTAG